The following are encoded together in the Gordonia insulae genome:
- a CDS encoding class I adenylate-forming enzyme family protein, translating to MRLSMLLDMAADGFGDRVVVGRRASGFTASDLRARALTGAAAIRAAGVDSVVYLGPNGPAFPVAMFAAAFAGVPLVPLNYRLGDDQLTGLLAKHPRAIGIGDETGVAHLRAAGLSAQTMGEWLQSTAADGDPAEPDVILDDGPAVVIYTSGTTSEPKGVLLRHSNLVSYVLGSVEFMNADEDDAALVSVPPYHIAAVANVISNLYGGRRTIVLEQFDPTQWLDTVRTEGVTNALVVPTMLSRVIEAIGDGVDGSVPTLRSLAYGGAPMPAAVIEKALLAWPEVGFVNAYGLTETSSTVAVLGPEDHRDAYASDEPHIRARLASVGKVLPTVEIQIRDENGAALPPGAPGRICVRGDQVSAEYAGIGRAVDDDGFFDTRDNGYLDDDGYLFIGGRIDDTIIRGAENIAPAEIEEVLLRHPDVLDVAVVGVPDEEWGQRIEAAVVLRVGAELLDADLREFAQTSLRSSKTPDRFWFWPELPRTETGKLVRRNVLKKVLSAEGVTA from the coding sequence GTGCGCCTTTCGATGCTGCTGGACATGGCCGCCGACGGATTCGGCGATCGTGTTGTTGTCGGCCGCCGAGCGTCCGGATTCACTGCGTCCGATCTGCGCGCCCGGGCGCTGACCGGGGCTGCGGCCATCCGTGCCGCCGGCGTGGATTCGGTGGTCTACCTGGGTCCGAACGGGCCGGCGTTCCCGGTGGCGATGTTTGCCGCCGCCTTTGCCGGGGTGCCGCTGGTTCCGCTGAACTATCGCCTCGGCGACGACCAGCTGACGGGGTTGCTCGCCAAACATCCACGCGCCATCGGCATCGGCGACGAGACCGGTGTGGCCCATCTGCGTGCGGCCGGACTGTCGGCGCAGACCATGGGGGAGTGGCTGCAGTCCACCGCTGCCGACGGCGATCCTGCCGAGCCCGACGTCATCCTCGATGACGGGCCGGCCGTGGTGATCTACACGAGCGGGACGACGTCGGAGCCCAAGGGTGTTCTGCTCCGGCATTCGAACCTGGTGTCCTATGTGCTCGGGTCGGTGGAGTTCATGAATGCTGACGAGGACGATGCCGCTCTGGTGAGCGTGCCGCCTTACCACATCGCCGCGGTCGCCAACGTCATCTCCAACCTCTACGGCGGACGCCGCACGATAGTCCTGGAGCAGTTCGATCCGACGCAGTGGCTCGACACGGTCCGGACCGAGGGTGTCACCAACGCCCTGGTCGTGCCCACCATGTTGTCGCGGGTGATCGAGGCCATCGGCGACGGTGTCGACGGTTCGGTGCCCACGCTGCGGTCGCTTGCCTACGGCGGCGCTCCGATGCCGGCGGCCGTGATCGAGAAGGCGCTGCTCGCCTGGCCGGAGGTGGGTTTCGTCAACGCCTACGGCCTGACCGAGACCAGCTCGACCGTCGCGGTCCTCGGGCCCGAGGATCACCGGGACGCGTATGCCTCGGATGAGCCGCACATCCGGGCCCGCCTGGCATCGGTCGGCAAGGTACTGCCCACCGTCGAGATCCAGATTCGTGACGAGAACGGTGCTGCGCTCCCGCCCGGGGCTCCTGGTCGTATCTGCGTCCGTGGTGACCAGGTGTCCGCCGAATATGCGGGCATCGGGCGCGCGGTCGATGACGACGGGTTCTTCGACACCCGCGACAACGGCTACCTCGACGACGACGGTTACCTGTTCATCGGTGGGCGCATCGATGACACGATCATCCGCGGCGCCGAGAACATCGCTCCGGCCGAGATCGAAGAGGTGTTGCTGCGGCATCCCGACGTGCTCGATGTCGCCGTCGTCGGTGTCCCCGACGAGGAATGGGGCCAGCGGATCGAGGCCGCCGTCGTGCTGCGCGTCGGCGCCGAACTTCTCGACGCGGACCTCAGAGAATTCGCCCAGACGTCACTGCGATCCAGCAAGACCCCGGACCGGTTCTGGTTCTGGCCCGAGCTACCGCGGACCGAGACCGGAAAACTGGTGCGGCGCAACGTGCTCAAGAAGGTACTTTCGGCAGAAGGGGTCACCGCGTGA
- a CDS encoding enoyl-CoA hydratase/isomerase family protein: MTVSVTRPAEGITQITLSRPEALNTLDRRLTGDLITALDEVEADTDCRVVIVTGAGRAFCAGLDLNGYLPPDGWADELDRLGRAQAQLVIQREIAGLAQRLHSLRQPVIAAVNGPAAGGGLALVAASDIRIAAPEAVFAVSFIRAGFSACDIGVSWLLPRLIGAGRAHELMLTGRRFSAEYAREIGLVTDVVPAGELLDRAMALAAEIMLNPPISVELTKQGMWLALETPGFDAAVEFENRQQVFTSFTEDQPEAVAAFLGKRSPRYRRR, translated from the coding sequence GTGACCGTATCGGTCACCCGACCCGCCGAGGGCATCACGCAGATCACGCTGAGTCGGCCCGAGGCGCTGAACACACTTGACCGTCGACTGACCGGCGATCTGATCACAGCCCTCGACGAGGTCGAGGCGGACACCGACTGCCGCGTGGTGATCGTGACCGGGGCGGGGCGGGCGTTCTGCGCCGGACTCGATCTGAACGGTTACCTCCCGCCCGATGGGTGGGCCGATGAGCTCGATCGACTCGGGCGCGCACAGGCTCAGCTGGTCATCCAGCGCGAGATCGCCGGACTGGCCCAGCGGTTGCACTCGCTGCGTCAACCGGTGATCGCCGCGGTGAACGGCCCGGCGGCCGGTGGCGGACTCGCCCTGGTCGCCGCCAGCGACATCCGGATCGCCGCACCGGAGGCCGTGTTCGCCGTCTCGTTCATCCGCGCAGGGTTCTCGGCATGCGACATCGGCGTGTCCTGGCTCCTCCCGCGCCTGATCGGCGCGGGCCGGGCCCATGAGTTGATGCTGACGGGCCGTCGGTTCTCCGCCGAGTACGCCCGCGAGATCGGTCTGGTGACCGATGTCGTGCCCGCCGGAGAGCTTCTCGATCGCGCTATGGCACTCGCAGCGGAGATAATGCTCAACCCACCGATCTCGGTGGAACTCACGAAGCAAGGCATGTGGCTGGCACTGGAGACGCCCGGATTCGATGCCGCGGTCGAGTTCGAGAACCGTCAGCAGGTCTTCACCTCATTCACCGAAGACCAGCCCGAGGCGGTCGCGGCATTCCTCGGCAAGCGATCCCCCCGCTATCGCCGACGCTGA